Proteins from a single region of Colias croceus chromosome Z, ilColCroc2.1:
- the LOC123705561 gene encoding uncharacterized protein LOC123705561 isoform X2, translating to MKERNGTCEILGRRRAVPVIYVRGSHYEVGYDVGRTFSSLIKDFIATYANLRDFEKEYKTEPGKQAYEKTLANMKERYPYYVKEMQGIADGAKVPFQQLFLLQLDDIIGTINDNHIPRNDTGGCSSIGIVKSANEAVLAHTEDAFSETLNHFYIMSAHIIPTQEDRDLGAMEEKFASLCYAGHMPGYTMGFNENGLVFSINTLSPMILKPGNTPRTFITRALLTAKNFEDAKKILTDEGLGAGNGCSVNMIWTDENGERSLYNVEMAPDLTSDRSLLNIKKFENDVLIHTNKYLRLQLKEVEGPIIDSSNARLDAIFKHPTPKTREDLQDILSDTSRQDFQVFQEQDDSIIKTIAAGVFDLKEKTWNIYINKPNASEPVAILPIRFSNLGK from the exons ATGAAAGAACGAAATG GTACATGTGAAATTCTCGGCCGACGTCGGGCTGTCCCCGTGATATATGTACGAGGATCTCACTATGAAGTCGGATATGATGtg GGGCGAACCTTTTCATCGCTCATCAAGGATTTCATAGCTACTTACGCTAATCTCCGAGACTTCGAGAAGGAATACAAGACGGAGCCAGGCAAGCAAGCGTATGAGAAAACACTGGCCAATATGAAGGAACGGTATCCTTATTATGTGAAAGAAATGCAGGGAATTGCTGATGGTGCTAAAGTGCCCTTCCAACAG CTATTCCTCCTGCAGTTAGACGACATTATTGGAACAATCAATGACAACCACATCCCAAGAAACGATACTGGTGGATGCAGCTCCATTGGAATAGTAAAGAGTGCCAACGAA GCTGTTTTAGCGCATACCGAAGATGCTTTCAGTGAGACCCTGAATCACTTCTACATCATGTCAGCCCATATCATCCCAACTCAAGAAGATAGAGATCTCGGT GCCATGGAAGAGAAATTCGCATCCCTATGCTACGCCGGCCACATGCCCGGCTACACGATGGGATTCAATGAAAACGGTCTAGTCTTCTCCATCAACACTCTAAGCCCTATGATCTTGAAACCTGGAAATACTC CAAGGACATTCATCACGCGAGCTCTCCTGACTGCAAAGAACTTCGAAGACGCCAAAAAGATCCTCACTGACGAAGGCCTGGGTGCCGGCAACGGTTGCTCCGTCAACATGATATGGACAGACGAAAACGGGGAACGAAGCCTGTATAACGTGGAGATGGCCCCAGATCTAACATCGGACAGGTCCCTGCTTAATATCAAGAAGTTTGAAAACGATGTACTGATCCATACCAATAA GTATTTACGTCTCCAACTAAAAGAAGTAGAAGGCCCCATTATAGACAGCAGCAACGCTCGCCTCGACGCCATTTTCAAACATCCTACACCAAAGACACGAGAGGACCTGCAAGACATATTGTCGGACACTTCAAGACAGGACTTCCAAGTATTCCAGGAACAGGATGACTCGATTATTAAAACTATCGCCGCTG gtgTATTTGATCTCAAAGAAAAGACATGGAACATTTACATCAACAAACCCAACGCATCGGAACCAGTCGCTATCCTACCAATTCGATTCTCTAATTTAGGAAAATAg
- the LOC123705561 gene encoding uncharacterized protein LOC123705561 isoform X1, translated as MFRLLLVVVVFALSGTCEILGRRRAVPVIYVRGSHYEVGYDVGRTFSSLIKDFIATYANLRDFEKEYKTEPGKQAYEKTLANMKERYPYYVKEMQGIADGAKVPFQQLFLLQLDDIIGTINDNHIPRNDTGGCSSIGIVKSANEAVLAHTEDAFSETLNHFYIMSAHIIPTQEDRDLGAMEEKFASLCYAGHMPGYTMGFNENGLVFSINTLSPMILKPGNTPRTFITRALLTAKNFEDAKKILTDEGLGAGNGCSVNMIWTDENGERSLYNVEMAPDLTSDRSLLNIKKFENDVLIHTNKYLRLQLKEVEGPIIDSSNARLDAIFKHPTPKTREDLQDILSDTSRQDFQVFQEQDDSIIKTIAAGVFDLKEKTWNIYINKPNASEPVAILPIRFSNLGK; from the exons GTACATGTGAAATTCTCGGCCGACGTCGGGCTGTCCCCGTGATATATGTACGAGGATCTCACTATGAAGTCGGATATGATGtg GGGCGAACCTTTTCATCGCTCATCAAGGATTTCATAGCTACTTACGCTAATCTCCGAGACTTCGAGAAGGAATACAAGACGGAGCCAGGCAAGCAAGCGTATGAGAAAACACTGGCCAATATGAAGGAACGGTATCCTTATTATGTGAAAGAAATGCAGGGAATTGCTGATGGTGCTAAAGTGCCCTTCCAACAG CTATTCCTCCTGCAGTTAGACGACATTATTGGAACAATCAATGACAACCACATCCCAAGAAACGATACTGGTGGATGCAGCTCCATTGGAATAGTAAAGAGTGCCAACGAA GCTGTTTTAGCGCATACCGAAGATGCTTTCAGTGAGACCCTGAATCACTTCTACATCATGTCAGCCCATATCATCCCAACTCAAGAAGATAGAGATCTCGGT GCCATGGAAGAGAAATTCGCATCCCTATGCTACGCCGGCCACATGCCCGGCTACACGATGGGATTCAATGAAAACGGTCTAGTCTTCTCCATCAACACTCTAAGCCCTATGATCTTGAAACCTGGAAATACTC CAAGGACATTCATCACGCGAGCTCTCCTGACTGCAAAGAACTTCGAAGACGCCAAAAAGATCCTCACTGACGAAGGCCTGGGTGCCGGCAACGGTTGCTCCGTCAACATGATATGGACAGACGAAAACGGGGAACGAAGCCTGTATAACGTGGAGATGGCCCCAGATCTAACATCGGACAGGTCCCTGCTTAATATCAAGAAGTTTGAAAACGATGTACTGATCCATACCAATAA GTATTTACGTCTCCAACTAAAAGAAGTAGAAGGCCCCATTATAGACAGCAGCAACGCTCGCCTCGACGCCATTTTCAAACATCCTACACCAAAGACACGAGAGGACCTGCAAGACATATTGTCGGACACTTCAAGACAGGACTTCCAAGTATTCCAGGAACAGGATGACTCGATTATTAAAACTATCGCCGCTG gtgTATTTGATCTCAAAGAAAAGACATGGAACATTTACATCAACAAACCCAACGCATCGGAACCAGTCGCTATCCTACCAATTCGATTCTCTAATTTAGGAAAATAg
- the LOC123705562 gene encoding gem-associated protein 2-like: MSAKHKTDEQEDSLRSPCFQISKNVELKEIPTTGEEYLLKVMNERRNHATVTRCNIDCSKFSRNQSCFVEQVPPMKAPDNLKPTIEWQNVQVADFSESRMYISRLLAKKAQWAKDVTSIALDHTNSEEWREFFETREPTLTCILGLNHTILDNGLEILIESLNKIKPGETIPYKTGQWIYAILACTRQPMLSDTVSILRNLARKCAEIRSRLNPENESSKEYATPLNVFICLVARYFVQYDLAD; encoded by the exons ATGTCAGCTAAACATAAAACTGATGAACAAGAAGATTCATTGAGATCTCCTTGCTTTcaaatttctaaaaatgttGAACTTAAAGAAATACCGACAACAGGTGAAGAGTACCTATTAAAGGTAATGAATGAGAGACGAAACCATGCCACAGTCACCAGGTGTAACATAGACTGCTCAAAATTTTCCCGGAATCAGTCGTGCTTTGTCGAACAG GTCCCTCCCATGAAAGCACCAGATAATTTAAAACCAACTATAGAATGGCAAAATGTACAAGTTGCGGATTTTTCAGAAAGTCGCATGTATATCTCACGCTTGTTAGCAAAGAAGGCACAATGGGCAAAGGATGTTACAAGCATTGCATTGGACCATACCAATAGTGAGGAATGGAGAGAATTTTTTGAAACTCGGGAACCTACATTAACATGTATTCTTGGTCTAAATCATACTATTCTAGATAATGGATTGGAGATATTAATTgaatctttaaataaaattaaacctgGGGAAACTATCCCTTATAAAACAG gcCAATGGATATATGCAATACTCGCTTGCACAAGACAACCAATGCTCTCAGACACAGTGAGCATATTGAGAAATTTAGCAAGAAAATGTGCTGAAATAAG ATCTCGCCTTAATCCAGAAAATGAATCATCAAAGGAATATGCTACCccattaaatgtttttatatgtttagTAGCCAGATATTTCGTACAATATGACTTAGCTGATTGA
- the LOC123705561 gene encoding uncharacterized protein LOC123705561 isoform X3, producing the protein MEAKSGTCEILGRRRAVPVIYVRGSHYEVGYDVGRTFSSLIKDFIATYANLRDFEKEYKTEPGKQAYEKTLANMKERYPYYVKEMQGIADGAKVPFQQLFLLQLDDIIGTINDNHIPRNDTGGCSSIGIVKSANEAVLAHTEDAFSETLNHFYIMSAHIIPTQEDRDLGAMEEKFASLCYAGHMPGYTMGFNENGLVFSINTLSPMILKPGNTPRTFITRALLTAKNFEDAKKILTDEGLGAGNGCSVNMIWTDENGERSLYNVEMAPDLTSDRSLLNIKKFENDVLIHTNKYLRLQLKEVEGPIIDSSNARLDAIFKHPTPKTREDLQDILSDTSRQDFQVFQEQDDSIIKTIAAGVFDLKEKTWNIYINKPNASEPVAILPIRFSNLGK; encoded by the exons GTACATGTGAAATTCTCGGCCGACGTCGGGCTGTCCCCGTGATATATGTACGAGGATCTCACTATGAAGTCGGATATGATGtg GGGCGAACCTTTTCATCGCTCATCAAGGATTTCATAGCTACTTACGCTAATCTCCGAGACTTCGAGAAGGAATACAAGACGGAGCCAGGCAAGCAAGCGTATGAGAAAACACTGGCCAATATGAAGGAACGGTATCCTTATTATGTGAAAGAAATGCAGGGAATTGCTGATGGTGCTAAAGTGCCCTTCCAACAG CTATTCCTCCTGCAGTTAGACGACATTATTGGAACAATCAATGACAACCACATCCCAAGAAACGATACTGGTGGATGCAGCTCCATTGGAATAGTAAAGAGTGCCAACGAA GCTGTTTTAGCGCATACCGAAGATGCTTTCAGTGAGACCCTGAATCACTTCTACATCATGTCAGCCCATATCATCCCAACTCAAGAAGATAGAGATCTCGGT GCCATGGAAGAGAAATTCGCATCCCTATGCTACGCCGGCCACATGCCCGGCTACACGATGGGATTCAATGAAAACGGTCTAGTCTTCTCCATCAACACTCTAAGCCCTATGATCTTGAAACCTGGAAATACTC CAAGGACATTCATCACGCGAGCTCTCCTGACTGCAAAGAACTTCGAAGACGCCAAAAAGATCCTCACTGACGAAGGCCTGGGTGCCGGCAACGGTTGCTCCGTCAACATGATATGGACAGACGAAAACGGGGAACGAAGCCTGTATAACGTGGAGATGGCCCCAGATCTAACATCGGACAGGTCCCTGCTTAATATCAAGAAGTTTGAAAACGATGTACTGATCCATACCAATAA GTATTTACGTCTCCAACTAAAAGAAGTAGAAGGCCCCATTATAGACAGCAGCAACGCTCGCCTCGACGCCATTTTCAAACATCCTACACCAAAGACACGAGAGGACCTGCAAGACATATTGTCGGACACTTCAAGACAGGACTTCCAAGTATTCCAGGAACAGGATGACTCGATTATTAAAACTATCGCCGCTG gtgTATTTGATCTCAAAGAAAAGACATGGAACATTTACATCAACAAACCCAACGCATCGGAACCAGTCGCTATCCTACCAATTCGATTCTCTAATTTAGGAAAATAg
- the LOC123705561 gene encoding uncharacterized protein LOC123705561 isoform X4, with product MEGTCEILGRRRAVPVIYVRGSHYEVGYDVGRTFSSLIKDFIATYANLRDFEKEYKTEPGKQAYEKTLANMKERYPYYVKEMQGIADGAKVPFQQLFLLQLDDIIGTINDNHIPRNDTGGCSSIGIVKSANEAVLAHTEDAFSETLNHFYIMSAHIIPTQEDRDLGAMEEKFASLCYAGHMPGYTMGFNENGLVFSINTLSPMILKPGNTPRTFITRALLTAKNFEDAKKILTDEGLGAGNGCSVNMIWTDENGERSLYNVEMAPDLTSDRSLLNIKKFENDVLIHTNKYLRLQLKEVEGPIIDSSNARLDAIFKHPTPKTREDLQDILSDTSRQDFQVFQEQDDSIIKTIAAGVFDLKEKTWNIYINKPNASEPVAILPIRFSNLGK from the exons GTACATGTGAAATTCTCGGCCGACGTCGGGCTGTCCCCGTGATATATGTACGAGGATCTCACTATGAAGTCGGATATGATGtg GGGCGAACCTTTTCATCGCTCATCAAGGATTTCATAGCTACTTACGCTAATCTCCGAGACTTCGAGAAGGAATACAAGACGGAGCCAGGCAAGCAAGCGTATGAGAAAACACTGGCCAATATGAAGGAACGGTATCCTTATTATGTGAAAGAAATGCAGGGAATTGCTGATGGTGCTAAAGTGCCCTTCCAACAG CTATTCCTCCTGCAGTTAGACGACATTATTGGAACAATCAATGACAACCACATCCCAAGAAACGATACTGGTGGATGCAGCTCCATTGGAATAGTAAAGAGTGCCAACGAA GCTGTTTTAGCGCATACCGAAGATGCTTTCAGTGAGACCCTGAATCACTTCTACATCATGTCAGCCCATATCATCCCAACTCAAGAAGATAGAGATCTCGGT GCCATGGAAGAGAAATTCGCATCCCTATGCTACGCCGGCCACATGCCCGGCTACACGATGGGATTCAATGAAAACGGTCTAGTCTTCTCCATCAACACTCTAAGCCCTATGATCTTGAAACCTGGAAATACTC CAAGGACATTCATCACGCGAGCTCTCCTGACTGCAAAGAACTTCGAAGACGCCAAAAAGATCCTCACTGACGAAGGCCTGGGTGCCGGCAACGGTTGCTCCGTCAACATGATATGGACAGACGAAAACGGGGAACGAAGCCTGTATAACGTGGAGATGGCCCCAGATCTAACATCGGACAGGTCCCTGCTTAATATCAAGAAGTTTGAAAACGATGTACTGATCCATACCAATAA GTATTTACGTCTCCAACTAAAAGAAGTAGAAGGCCCCATTATAGACAGCAGCAACGCTCGCCTCGACGCCATTTTCAAACATCCTACACCAAAGACACGAGAGGACCTGCAAGACATATTGTCGGACACTTCAAGACAGGACTTCCAAGTATTCCAGGAACAGGATGACTCGATTATTAAAACTATCGCCGCTG gtgTATTTGATCTCAAAGAAAAGACATGGAACATTTACATCAACAAACCCAACGCATCGGAACCAGTCGCTATCCTACCAATTCGATTCTCTAATTTAGGAAAATAg